A DNA window from Equus quagga isolate Etosha38 unplaced genomic scaffold, UCLA_HA_Equagga_1.0 HiC_scaffold_7542_RagTag, whole genome shotgun sequence contains the following coding sequences:
- the ANPEP gene encoding aminopeptidase N, with protein sequence MAKGFFVPKTLGILGIVLCVAAVCTIVALSVVYTQEKNKNAASSTAASTSPPTSPSTTAATTLDQSQPWNRYRLPQTLVPESYNVTLRPYLTPSEQGLYIFTGSSTVRFTCKEPTDVIIIHSKQLTYTTTEEHRVVLRGVGGAQPPDIDRTELVELTQYLVVHLKGPLEAGSLYEMDTKFQGELADDLAGFYRSEYMDGDVRKVLATTQMQAPDARKAFPCFDEPSMKASFNITLIHPRDLTALSNMQPRGPSVPLSEDPNWSITEFESTPVMSTYLLAFIVSEFTYVESKSPDDVLIRIWARPSATAEGQGSYALNVTGPILSFFAGHYDTPYPLDKSDQIALPDFSAGAMENWGLVTYRENSLLFDPLSSSSSNKERVVTVIAHELAHQWFGNLVTVAWWNDLWLNEGFASYVEYLGADYAEPTWNLKDLIVVNDVYPVMAVDALASSHPLTTPADEVNTPAQINEMFDSIAYNKGASVLRMLSDFLTEELFKKGLASYLHAFSYQSTTYLDLWEHLQKAVDNQTAIRLPATVRTIMDRWILQMGFPLITVDTKTGDISQQHFLLDPDSNVTRPSEFNYLWIVPISSIRNGAQQEEYWLQGEAQNQSEQFRTTGDEWVLLNVNVTGYYQVNYDEDNWRKIQTQLQTNPSAIPVINRAQVIYDAFNLASAQKVPVTLALNNTLFLSGETEYIPWQAALSSLSYFQLMFDRTEVYGPMQKYLQKQVKPLFEYFQTTTSNWTQRPETLMDQYNEINAINTACSNGLSACEDLVSNLFAQWMGDPDNNPIHPNLRSTVYCKAIARGGEREWDFAWEQFRNATLVNEADKLRTGLACSTEVWILNRYLSYTLNPDLIRKQDATSTITSIANNVVGQTLAWDFIQSNWRKLFLDYGGGSFSFSNLIRGVTRRFSTEYELKQLEKFQADNSDIGFGSGTRALEQALEKTQSNIKWVNENKDEVLRWFTEHSD encoded by the exons ATGGCCAAGGGCTTCTTCGTTCCTAAGACCCTGGGCATCCTGGGCATCGTCCTGTGCGTGGCGGCCGTGTGCACCATCGTTGCTCTGTCTGTGGTGTACACCCAGGAGAAGAACAAGAATGCTGCCAGCTCCACTGCGGCCAGCACCAGCCCCCCCACGAGCCCCAGCACCACCGCGGCCACCACCTTGGACCAAAGCCAGCCGTGGAACCGATACCGCCTACCCCAGACGCTGGTGCCAGAGTCCTACAACGTCACCCTGAGGCCCTACCTCACCCCCAGTGAGCAGGGTCTGTACATCTTCACGGGCTCCAGCACTGTCCGCTTCACCTGCAAGGAGCCCACCGACGTCATCATCATCCACAGCAAGCAGCTCACCTACACCACCACCGAGGAGCACAGGGTGGTCCTGCGGGGTGTGGGTGGCGCCCAGCCCCCCGACATCGACAGAACTGAGCTGGTGGAGCTCACCCAGTACCTGGTGGTGCACCTCAAGGGCCCACTGGAGGCGGGCAGCCTGTACGAGATGGACACAAAGTTTCAGGGGGAGCTGGCTGATGACCTGGCAGGCTTCTACCGCAGCGAGTACATGGATGGCGATGTCAGGAA GGTGCTGGCCACAACACAGATGCAGGCTCCAGATGCCCGGAAAGCCTTCCCATGCTTTGACGAGCCATCCATGAAGGCCAGCTTTAACATCACCCTCATCCACCCCAGAGACCTCACGGCCCTGTCCAACATGCAGCCCAGAG GTCCCAGTGTCCCACTTTCTGAAGACCCCAACTGGAGCATCACCGAGTTTGAGAGCACACCTGTAATGTCCACATACCTGCTGGCCTTCATCGTGAGCGAGTTCACGTATGTGGAGTCGAAGTCACCCGATGATGTCCTG ATCCGGATCTGGGCTCGGCCGAGCGCCACTGCGGAGGGCCAGGGCAGCTATGCCCTGAATGTGACAGGCCCCATCCTAAGCTTCTTCGCTGGACATTATGACACACCCTACCCACTTGACAAATCCG ACCAGATCGCCTTGCCTGACTTCAGCGCCGGCGCCATGGAGAACTGGGGGCTGGTGACCTACCGGGAGAATTCTCTGCTGTTCGACCcgctctcctcctccagcagcaACAAGGAGCGCGTGGTCACCGTGATTGCTCACGAGCTGGCCCATCAG TGGTTTGGGAACCTGGTGACCGTGGCCTGGTGGAACGACCTGTGGCTGAACGAGGGCTTTGCCTCTTATGTGGAGTACCTGGGTGCTGACTACGCAGAGCCCACCTGGAATCTG AAAGACCTCATCGTGGTGAACGACGTGTACCCTGTGATGGCCGTGGATGCGctggcctcctcccacccactgACGACCCCCGCTGATGAGGTCAACACGCCGGCACAGATCAATGAGATGTTCGACTCCATCGCCTACAACAAG ggagcCTCGGTCCTCAGGATGCTGTCCGACTTCCTGACTGAGGAGCTGTTCAAGAAGGGCCTGGCG TCCTACCTGCACGCCTTCTCCTACCAGAGCACCACCTACCTGGACCTGTGGGAGCACCTGCAGAAG GCTGTGGACAACCAAACTGCCATCAGGCTGCCTGCCACTGTGCGCACCATCATGGACCGCTGGATCCTGCAGATGGGCTTCCCCCTCATCACCGTGGACACCAAGACAGGGGACATCTCCCAGCAGCACTTCCTCCTTGACCCTGACTCCAACGTCACCCGCCCCTCAGAGTTCAA CTACCTGTGGATTGTTCCCATCTCATCCATCAGAAATGGTGCACAGCAGGAGGAATACTGGCTGCAGGGCGAAGCCCAAA ACCAGAGCGAGCAGTTCAGAACCACAGGGGACGAGTGGGTCCTGCTGAACGTCAATGTGACGGGCTATTACCAGGTGAACTACGACGAGGACAACTGGAGGAAGATTCAGACTCAGCTGCAGACAAACCCTTCG GCCATCCCCGTCATCAATCGTGCGCAGGTCATCTACGATGCCTTCAACCTGGCCAG TGCCCAAAAGGTCCCTGTCACCCTGGCGCTGAACAACACCCTCTTCCTGAGCGGAGAGACAGAGTACATCCCCTGGCAGGCGGCCCTGAGCAGCCTGAGCTACTTCCAGCTCATGTTCGACCGCACCGAGGTCTACGGCCCCATGCAG aaATACCTGCAGAAGCAGGTCAAACCCCTCTTCGAGTATTTCCAGACCACCACCAGCAACTGGACTCAGCGCCCAGAAACCCTGATGGACCA GTACAACGAGATTAACGCCATCAACACCGCCTGCTCCAACGGGCTTTCTGCGTGTGAGGATCTGGTCTCAAACCTTTTCGCCCAGTGGATGGGAGACCCCGATAATAACCC GATCCACCCCAACCTGCGCTCCACTGTCTACTGCAAAGCCATCGCCCGGGGTGGCGAGAGGGAGTGGGACTTCGCCTGGGAGCAGTTCCGAAATGCCACGCTGGTCAACGAGGCTGACAAGCTCCGCACAGGCCTGGCCTGCAGCACCGAGGTCTGGATCCTCAACAG GTACCTGAGTTACACCTTGAACCCCGACCTCATCCGGAAGCAGGACGCCACCTCCACCATTACCAGCATCGCCAACAACGTCGTGGGGCAAACTCTGGCCTGGGACTTTATCCAGAGCAACTGGAGGAAGCTCTTTCTGGA cTACGGTGGAGGGTCCTTCTCCTTCTCCAACCTCATCCGGGGAGTGACGCGACGCTTCTCCACCGAGTATGAGCTGAAGCAG TTGGAGAAGTTCCAGGCGGACAACAGTGACATAGGCTTTGGCTCCGGCACGCGGGCTCTGGAGCAAGCCCTGGAGAAGACCCAATCCAACATCAAGTGGGTGAACGAGAACAAGGACGAGGTGCTCCGGTGGTTCACCGAGCACAGCGACTAG